From Mariprofundus sp. NF, one genomic window encodes:
- the nuoH gene encoding NADH-quinone oxidoreductase subunit NuoH, translated as MSVVDMAIQAGIWALEILAIAAPVALSVAYITYFERRIIGWVQVRQGCNRVGPAGLLQPLADGLKLFLKETIIPARANKLLFVGAPLMSLVPALIAFAVVPFGETSLFGIWDTPHVMAISNLNMGLLYVMAISSLSIYGILMAGWASNSKYPIIGSIRSTCQMISYEISMGFGLVTVMMLAGSLNLSDIVHAQAGGILHWYMIPLFPMLIVYFISGCAEVGRTPFDLTETEELVSGYHTEYSGMWFATFSLAEYGAMILISLMTSILFLGGWYAPIPALDVIPGTVWLLGKSAFLIFVFIWFRATFPRYRYDQMMRLGWKIFLPWTLGWIFVMGMFIYTPGLDGIIDFWLAWR; from the coding sequence ATGAGTGTAGTTGATATGGCCATTCAGGCCGGTATCTGGGCGCTGGAAATTCTGGCGATCGCAGCTCCTGTTGCGCTCTCCGTTGCCTATATTACCTATTTTGAACGCCGCATTATCGGCTGGGTACAGGTTCGTCAGGGCTGTAACCGCGTAGGTCCTGCAGGATTGCTGCAGCCGCTTGCTGATGGTCTGAAGCTGTTCCTGAAAGAGACGATTATTCCAGCTCGTGCCAATAAGCTACTGTTTGTCGGTGCGCCGCTGATGTCACTGGTTCCTGCACTGATCGCTTTTGCGGTTGTTCCCTTTGGTGAGACTTCGCTGTTTGGCATCTGGGATACACCTCATGTGATGGCGATCTCTAATCTCAATATGGGGCTACTCTATGTGATGGCGATCTCTTCGCTCTCTATCTATGGCATACTGATGGCGGGCTGGGCCTCGAACTCCAAGTATCCGATTATCGGCTCGATCCGCTCGACTTGTCAGATGATCTCCTACGAAATCTCTATGGGTTTCGGCCTTGTAACAGTGATGATGCTGGCCGGCTCTCTGAATCTCTCTGATATCGTACATGCTCAGGCTGGCGGTATCCTACACTGGTATATGATTCCTCTCTTCCCGATGCTGATTGTTTACTTTATCTCAGGCTGTGCAGAAGTTGGACGTACCCCGTTTGATCTGACTGAAACCGAAGAGCTGGTTTCCGGTTATCACACCGAGTATTCAGGCATGTGGTTCGCCACATTCTCACTGGCTGAGTATGGCGCCATGATTCTGATTAGCCTGATGACCTCGATTTTGTTCCTGGGTGGCTGGTATGCGCCGATCCCTGCGCTGGATGTTATTCCGGGCACAGTTTGGCTGCTGGGTAAATCCGCATTCCTGATCTTTGTCTTCATCTGGTTCCGCGCAACCTTCCCGCGCTACCGCTATGATCAGATGATGCGTCTGGGCTGGAAAATCTTCCTGCCATGGACACTGGGCTGGATCTTTGTAATGGGTATGTTCATCTATACTCCGGGTCTGGATGGTATTATCGACTTCTGGCTGGCGTGGAGGTAA
- a CDS encoding NADH-quinone oxidoreductase subunit J, translating to MLETAFFYMFGGMSVLSGMGVVLARNTMHSVMFLIFCFFNASGLFFLLDAEFLGIILILIYVGAVMVLFMFVIMMLEVNAAKLREGFLQYLPLGGMIAVILMVEFIAASSSGVFTDGAMATVTHMGQEVNNTKEIGQILYTRYLLGFEIAAIILLVALIGAVVLTIRERKDAKYQNMTAQVKVRREDRVRKVSM from the coding sequence ATGCTCGAAACCGCGTTTTTTTACATGTTTGGCGGCATGTCTGTGCTCTCCGGTATGGGGGTGGTGCTGGCGCGCAACACCATGCATTCGGTGATGTTCCTTATTTTCTGCTTCTTCAACGCTTCAGGCCTGTTCTTCCTGCTTGATGCGGAGTTCCTCGGTATCATTCTGATCCTGATCTACGTTGGTGCGGTGATGGTGCTGTTTATGTTCGTGATCATGATGCTGGAAGTGAATGCTGCAAAGCTGCGTGAAGGTTTCCTGCAGTATCTGCCATTGGGTGGCATGATCGCTGTGATTCTGATGGTGGAGTTTATCGCAGCCTCAAGTTCCGGTGTGTTTACTGATGGTGCTATGGCTACCGTGACACATATGGGTCAGGAAGTGAACAATACCAAAGAGATTGGTCAGATTCTCTATACCCGGTATCTGCTCGGTTTCGAAATTGCTGCGATTATTCTACTGGTGGCGCTGATCGGTGCGGTCGTATTGACCATTCGTGAGCGTAAGGATGCCAAGTATCAGAATATGACTGCACAGGTGAAGGTGCGCAGAGAAGATCGTGTGCGTAAGGTGAGTATGTGA
- the nuoI gene encoding NADH-quinone oxidoreductase subunit NuoI produces MLKRAFKTWFLWELLIGLSVTGRYLFKKKITIEYPEQKTPLSPRFRGLHALRRYESGEERCIACKLCEVVCPATAIWIESEERDDGSRRTTRYDIDFSKCIYCGFCQEACPVDAIVETQEFEYACETRAELYYDKKMLLANGDRYEKQIAANLAADARYS; encoded by the coding sequence ATGCTGAAACGAGCTTTTAAGACATGGTTCCTTTGGGAGCTTCTGATTGGTCTCTCTGTTACGGGTCGCTACCTGTTCAAGAAGAAGATTACGATCGAGTATCCGGAGCAGAAAACGCCACTCTCTCCACGTTTCCGTGGTCTGCATGCGCTGCGTCGTTATGAGTCCGGTGAAGAGCGCTGTATCGCATGTAAATTGTGTGAAGTGGTATGTCCTGCAACTGCAATCTGGATTGAATCCGAAGAGCGGGATGATGGTTCACGCCGAACCACCCGTTACGACATCGATTTTTCAAAATGCATCTACTGCGGTTTCTGTCAGGAAGCGTGCCCGGTGGATGCAATTGTTGAAACGCAGGAGTTTGAGTATGCATGTGAAACACGTGCAGAGCTCTACTACGATAAGAAGATGCTCCTTGCCAATGGTGACCGTTATGAGAAACAGATCGCAGCGAATCTCGCTGCTGATGCGCGCTACAGTTAA
- the nuoL gene encoding NADH-quinone oxidoreductase subunit L yields MQETALTLSTTELLAIPALPLIGALIAGLFGWAMKERMAHTITSGFVILSALLSIHVFTQVMAGASFHGNLWTWMIAGDFVVPVGLLIDRLTTIMMVTVTVVSACVHIYTIGYMHGDPGYPRFFAYISAFTFSMLVLVMGNNFFTLFFGWEAVGLFSYLLIGFWFKRESANYAAMKAFIVNRVGDFGFAVGILAVWYYYGSVEYKTVFAMTPDFVAQNITLGFMGWDIAAITFICLALFVGAMGKSGQVPLHVWLPDSMEGPTPISALIHAATMVTAGVFMVARLSPMFEFSETALVVVTLVGAITAWMCATIGLVQNDIKRVIAYSTCSQLGYMFVGLGVSAYSASIFHLMTHAYFKALLFLAAGSVIHAVMAEQDIRKMGQLRKYMPVTYITMFLAALALAGVPPFAGFFSKDLIIEATMAREFTEYGWVGSFATFAVLTGVFMTAFYTFRMFFLTFHNSDRVDPQTKSHLHESPKVITIPLIILAVGAVGSGLWGVAVLDIANPEVLNGYFGDAIFVMDAHNPLMTMAAEGGAHGALGMMLHAPFTMPFWLALSGIGLAYFMYFKETTMPAKIAAASGPIYTFLLNKWYWDELYEKIFIRPARALGTFLWQKGDLGVIDKGAIHKGIIDNIIAGAARMRAMQTGFVYHYAFAMVSGVFVLLTYLLLKA; encoded by the coding sequence GTGCAAGAGACCGCATTAACACTGAGTACGACTGAGCTGCTCGCTATTCCCGCGCTGCCGCTGATCGGTGCGCTGATTGCCGGCCTGTTCGGCTGGGCCATGAAAGAGAGAATGGCTCACACGATCACATCCGGCTTTGTTATTCTATCCGCGCTGCTCTCAATCCATGTCTTTACACAGGTTATGGCTGGCGCCTCATTCCACGGCAACCTCTGGACCTGGATGATTGCAGGTGATTTCGTGGTGCCTGTCGGGCTACTTATTGATCGCCTGACAACCATCATGATGGTCACTGTGACCGTTGTTTCAGCTTGTGTGCATATCTACACCATCGGTTATATGCACGGAGATCCCGGTTATCCGCGTTTCTTCGCCTACATCTCAGCCTTTACCTTCTCGATGCTGGTGCTGGTGATGGGTAATAACTTCTTCACACTGTTCTTCGGTTGGGAGGCTGTAGGTCTCTTCTCCTACCTGCTGATCGGTTTCTGGTTCAAGCGTGAGAGTGCCAACTACGCTGCCATGAAGGCCTTTATCGTTAACCGTGTCGGCGACTTCGGCTTTGCTGTCGGTATCCTGGCTGTCTGGTACTACTACGGTTCGGTTGAATATAAGACTGTATTTGCCATGACACCTGATTTTGTGGCGCAGAATATTACACTCGGCTTTATGGGTTGGGATATCGCTGCTATCACCTTTATCTGCCTAGCGCTGTTTGTCGGTGCCATGGGTAAATCGGGTCAGGTGCCGCTGCATGTATGGCTGCCTGACTCCATGGAAGGTCCAACCCCGATCTCCGCACTGATCCATGCGGCAACGATGGTAACTGCCGGTGTATTTATGGTGGCACGCCTGTCACCAATGTTTGAGTTCTCAGAGACTGCCTTGGTTGTCGTAACACTGGTGGGTGCGATTACCGCCTGGATGTGTGCAACCATCGGTCTGGTGCAGAATGATATTAAACGTGTGATTGCATACTCCACCTGTTCTCAGCTCGGTTATATGTTTGTTGGTCTGGGTGTCTCTGCATACTCAGCGTCGATCTTTCATCTGATGACACACGCCTATTTTAAAGCACTGCTCTTTCTGGCGGCAGGTTCTGTGATCCATGCTGTTATGGCTGAACAGGACATTCGCAAGATGGGACAGCTGCGCAAATATATGCCGGTTACCTATATCACCATGTTCCTGGCAGCACTCGCCCTGGCCGGAGTGCCGCCATTTGCAGGTTTCTTCTCCAAGGATCTGATTATTGAAGCAACGATGGCACGTGAATTCACCGAGTATGGTTGGGTTGGCAGCTTTGCAACCTTCGCCGTGCTGACCGGTGTGTTTATGACTGCCTTCTACACCTTCCGTATGTTCTTCCTCACCTTCCATAACTCGGATCGTGTTGATCCTCAGACCAAAAGCCATCTGCACGAGTCGCCTAAGGTGATTACGATTCCGCTGATTATTCTCGCAGTTGGTGCAGTCGGTTCCGGTCTCTGGGGTGTGGCTGTATTGGATATTGCCAACCCTGAAGTGCTCAATGGTTACTTCGGCGATGCGATTTTTGTTATGGATGCACATAATCCGCTGATGACCATGGCCGCAGAGGGGGGCGCTCACGGCGCTCTGGGCATGATGCTGCATGCGCCATTTACGATGCCATTCTGGCTTGCACTGAGTGGCATAGGGCTGGCTTACTTTATGTATTTCAAAGAGACCACGATGCCTGCCAAGATTGCTGCAGCTTCCGGTCCGATTTACACCTTCCTGCTTAACAAATGGTACTGGGATGAGCTCTACGAGAAGATCTTTATTCGACCAGCTCGCGCACTTGGTACCTTCCTGTGGCAGAAGGGTGACCTTGGAGTGATCGACAAGGGTGCGATTCACAAAGGTATTATTGATAACATTATCGCTGGTGCGGCACGTATGCGGGCCATGCAGACCGGATTTGTATATCACTACGCATTTGCGATGGTGAGTGGCGTGTTTGTGCTGCTGACCTATCTGTTGCTGAAGGCTTAA
- the nuoK gene encoding NADH-quinone oxidoreductase subunit NuoK: MIGLSQYLIVSAALFSLGIIGLFLNRKNVITILMCIELMLLAVNINFVAFSHYLNDLSGQIFVFFVLTVAACEVAVGLAILVSFYRLRRSIDIEDINTLQG, encoded by the coding sequence ATGATTGGACTATCTCAATACCTAATAGTAAGTGCCGCACTGTTTTCGCTCGGCATTATCGGCCTGTTTCTGAATCGGAAGAATGTGATTACGATTCTGATGTGTATCGAACTGATGTTGTTGGCTGTGAATATCAATTTCGTAGCATTTTCACACTACCTGAATGACCTCTCGGGTCAGATATTTGTATTTTTCGTGTTGACAGTTGCTGCCTGTGAAGTGGCAGTGGGCCTTGCGATTCTCGTTTCGTTCTATCGACTGCGTCGTTCGATCGATATCGAAGATATCAACACGTTGCAGGGATAA